A region from the Triticum aestivum cultivar Chinese Spring chromosome 3D, IWGSC CS RefSeq v2.1, whole genome shotgun sequence genome encodes:
- the LOC123076219 gene encoding uncharacterized protein has translation MEEHAYDHSSGGMSPSTPPVQQRRGPSRHATVPRAATTRPAIRIIHIISPEIIKTDAANFRDLVQRLTGRHHHQNADARADEDDNNKEVTVGVAPTPTSPVEEKPQSQKKRLADDFVVQQENGRRKKYHNDYSNKKIKCEVVKVEEGGFGCGVGGDIDFSELWMDLNPGGFLSFLEEDVFQGMIAPDLLQQPLGAPTPRMDLVGEMCASCLA, from the exons ATGGAGGAGCACGCGTACGACCACAGCAGCGGTGGCATGAGCCCGTCGACGCCGCCAGTGCAGCAGCGCAGGGGGCCCTCGCGCCACGCGACGGTGCCCAGGGCCGCCACAACGCGACCGGCGATAAGGATCATCCACATCATCTCGCCGGAGATCATCAAGACCGACGCCGCCAACTTCCGGGACCTCGTGCAGCGCCTCACCGGGAGGCACCACCACCAGAACGCCGATGCCAGGGCGGACGAGGATGACAACAACAAGGAAGTGACGGTGGGCGTGGCGCCAACGCCGACGTCCCCAGTAGAGGAGAAGCCACAGTCGCAGAAGAAGAGGCTAGCCGACGATTTCGTTGTGCAACAGGAGAACGGGAGGAGGAAGaa ataccataatgactactctaacaagAAGATCAAGTGCGAGGTGGTGAAGGTGGAGGAAGGAGGGTTCGGCTGCGGCGTCGGCGGTGATATCGATTTCAGCGAGCTGTGGATGGATCTCAACCCCGGGGGATTCCTGAGCTTCTTGGAGGAGGACGTCTTCCAGGGGATGATAGCTCCGGATTTGCTGCAGCAGCCTCTGGGTGCACCGACACCGAGGATGGATTTGGTTGGCGAAATGTGCGCCTCCTGTCTAGCTTAG